The Osmerus eperlanus chromosome 12, fOsmEpe2.1, whole genome shotgun sequence genome has a segment encoding these proteins:
- the LOC134030835 gene encoding carnitine O-palmitoyltransferase 1, liver isoform-like isoform X1: MWGLCTVLAMAEAHQAVAFQFTVTPEGIDLQLSHQALTQIYLSGLRSWKKRLIRIKNSVITGVYPASPSSWLFVVIAILATMYTRSDPSMGLIAKIQEHLPASSQSLSSQSQVVVSAVVFSTLLWLALIFTMRLCLKQLLSYHRWMFEQHGKMSITTKVWLALVRMFSGRQPLLYSYQGSLPNLPLPAVKDTMKRYLESARPLMNDEEFEGIVSLAAQFESSLANRLQWYLKLKTFWASNYVSDWWEEYIYLRGRSPIMVNSNYYGMDFLFVTPTPIQAARAGNTLHAILLYHRKLHREEIKPSRVPGTFIPLCAAQCERMFNTTRTPGEETDTVQHWQDSDYVVVYHRGRYFRLWMYCSGRLLSPREVESQVQRILDDPSAPSPGEDKLGALTAGDRIPWAKARKQFFSSGVNKRSLDCIEKAAFFVTLDDEEQGMMGEDPGASLDRYAKSLLHGKCYDRWFDKSFSVVIYKNGKNGLNAEHSWADAPVVAHLWEYALATDSFQLGYNEEGHCKGEVDQSIPPPQRLTWDISTQCQEQVSRSLEVAQALADDVDFHVFSYQEFGKGRMKKCRISPDAFIQLALQLAYYRDRGMFCLTYEASMTRLFREGRTETVRSCSSEGCAFVKALEGGEGAEVCRRLLRAAAEKHQNLYRLAMTGAGIDRHLFCLYVVSKYLGLDSPFLNQVLSEPWRLSTSQTPVQQVELFDMVNHPEYISCGGGFGPVADDGYGVSYIIVGESMINFHISCKHSCPQTDSHKFGAQIKQALMDLLQLLSPDQREPSRTGRSQHEAREGRSQHEDREGRSQHEDREGRSQHEDRPGQAKKEL; encoded by the exons ATGTGGGGACTGTGCACTGTGcttg ccatgGCGGAGGCTCACCAGGCTGTGGCGTTCCAGTTCACGGTGACGCCCGAGGGCATCGACCTGCAGCTGTCCCACCAGGCCCTCACCCAGATCTACCTGTCAGGCCTGCGCTCCTGGAAGAAGAGGCTCATACGCATCAAG AACAGTGTGATCACGGGCGTCTACCccgccagcccctcctcctggcTGTTCGTGGTCATCGCCATCCTGGCCACCATGTACACACGCTCCGACCCCTCCATGGGCCTCATCGCCAAGATACAGGAGCACCTGcctgccag cagccAGTCTCTGAGCAGTCAGAGTCAGGTGGTGGTGTCTGCGGTGGTGTTCAGCACCCTGCTGTGGCTGGCTCTCATCTTCACCATGAGGCTCTGCCTGAAGCAGCTTCTCTCCTACCACCGCTGGATGTTCGAGCAGCACGGCAAGATGTCCATCACCACCAAAGTCTGGCTg gctcTGGTGCGCATGTTCTCAGGTAGGCAGCCCCTGCTGTACAGCTACCAGGGTTCCCTGCCCaacctgcccctgcctgccgtCAAGGACACCATGAAGAGG TATCTGGAGTCAGCTCGTCCTCTGATGAACGACGAGGAGTTTGAGGGCATAGTGTCTCTGGCGGCCCAGTTTGAGAGCAGTCTGGCCAACCGGCTGCAGTGGTACCTCAAACTGAAGACCTTCTGGGCGTCCAACTAC GTGAGCGACTGGTGGGAGGAGTACATCTACCTGAGGGGGCGGAGTCCCATCATGGTCAACAGCAACTACTACGGCATG gacttcctgtttgtgacccccacccccatccaggCAGCCCGCGCGGGTAACACTCTCCACGCCATCCTGCTGTACCACAGGAAGCTACACCGGGAGGAGATCAAGCCT agtcgTGTTCCAGGCACGTTCATTCCTCTCTGTGCTGCTCAGTGTGAGAGGATGTTCAACACCACACGCACTCCTGGAGAGGAGActg ACACGGTGCAGCACTGGCAGGACAGTGACTATGTGGTGGTGTACCACCGGGGGCGCTACTTCCGCTTGTGGATGTACTGCTCCGGGCGGCTGCTCTCACCGCGGGAGGTGGAGTCACAGGTGCAGCGTATCCTTGACGACCCCTCAGCCCCCTCGCCCGGCGAGGACAAGTTGGGGGCTCTGACCGCCGGGGACAG AATCCCCTGGGCCAAAGCCAGGAAGCAGTTCTTCAGCTCAGGGGTGAACAAGCGCTCGCTGGACTGCATCGAGAAGGCGGCGTTCTTCGTCACGCTGGACGACGAGGAGCAAGGCATGATGGGAGAAGACCCGGGCGCCAGTCTGGACCGTTACGCCAAATCTCTCCTCCACGGGAAGTGTTACGACAG GTGGTTTGACAAGTCGTTCTCCGTGGTGATCTACAAGAACGGGAAGAACGGGCTGAACGCGGAGCACTCCTGGGCCGACGCCCCCGTGGTCGCACACCTGTGGGAG tatgcACTGGCCACAGACAGTTTCCAGCTGGGCTACAACGAGGAGGGCCATTGTAAAGGAGAAGTGGACCAGTCTATACCCCCTCCCCAGAGACTCACCTGGGACAtctccacacag tgcCAGGAGCAGGTGAGCAGGTCTCTGGAGGTGGCACAGGCCCTGGCTGATGACGTGGACTTCCATGTGTTCTCCTACCAGGAGTTTGGGAAGGGCAGGATGAAGAAGTGCAGGATCAGCCCCGACGCCTTCATCCAGCTTGCTCTGCAGCTGGCCTACTACAGG gatcGGGGGATGTTCTGTCTGACCTACGAGGCGTCCATGACCCGTCTCTTCAGGGAGGGCCGCACAGAGACGGTGCGCTCCTGCTCCAGCGAGGGCTGTGCCTTCGTCAAggcgctggagggaggagag GGGGCGGAGGTGTGCAGGAGGCTGCTCCGTGCGGCAGCAGAGAAGCACCAGAACCTGTACCGCCTGGCCATGACGGGCGCCGGCATCGACCGCCACCTCTTCTGCCTCTATGTGGTCTCCAAGTACCTGGGGTTGgactctcccttcctcaaccAG GTGCTGTCAGAGCCATGGCGTCTGTCCACCAGCCAGACTCCCGTCCAGCAGGTGGAGCTGTTCGACATGGTCAACCATCCAGAGTACATCTCCTGTGGAGGCGGCTTCGGCCCG GTGGCAGATGATGGCTACGGCGTGTCTTACATCATCGTGGGAGAGAGCATGATCAACTTCCACATCTCCTGCAAGCACTCCTGCCCTCAgact GACTCTCACAAGTTTGGAGCTCAGATCAAACAAGCCCTGATGgacctgctgcagctgctgtccCCAGACCAAAGAGAACCTTCTAGAACTGGGAGGAGCCAGCACGAggccagggaggggaggagccagcacgaggacagggaggggaggagccagcacgaggacagggaggggaggagccagcACGAGGACAGGCCGGGCCAGGCCAAGAAGGAGCTGTAG
- the LOC134030835 gene encoding carnitine O-palmitoyltransferase 1, liver isoform-like isoform X5 encodes MAEAHQAVAFQFTVTPEGIDLQLSHQALTQIYLSGLRSWKKRLIRIKNSVITGVYPASPSSWLFVVIAILATMYTRSDPSMGLIAKIQEHLPASSQSLSSQSQVVVSAVVFSTLLWLALIFTMRLCLKQLLSYHRWMFEQHGKMSITTKVWLALVRMFSGRQPLLYSYQGSLPNLPLPAVKDTMKRYLESARPLMNDEEFEGIVSLAAQFESSLANRLQWYLKLKTFWASNYVSDWWEEYIYLRGRSPIMVNSNYYGMDFLFVTPTPIQAARAGNTLHAILLYHRKLHREEIKPSRVPGTFIPLCAAQCERMFNTTRTPGEETDTVQHWQDSDYVVVYHRGRYFRLWMYCSGRLLSPREVESQVQRILDDPSAPSPGEDKLGALTAGDRIPWAKARKQFFSSGVNKRSLDCIEKAAFFVTLDDEEQGMMGEDPGASLDRYAKSLLHGKCYDRWFDKSFSVVIYKNGKNGLNAEHSWADAPVVAHLWEYALATDSFQLGYNEEGHCKGEVDQSIPPPQRLTWDISTQCQEQVSRSLEVAQALADDVDFHVFSYQEFGKGRMKKCRISPDAFIQLALQLAYYRDRGMFCLTYEASMTRLFREGRTETVRSCSSEGCAFVKALEGGEGAEVCRRLLRAAAEKHQNLYRLAMTGAGIDRHLFCLYVVSKYLGLDSPFLNQVLSEPWRLSTSQTPVQQVELFDMVNHPEYISCGGGFGPVADDGYGVSYIIVGESMINFHISCKHSCPQTDSHKFGAQIKQALMDLLQLLSPDQREPSRTGRSQHEAREGRSQHEDREGRSQHEDREGRSQHEDRPGQAKKEL; translated from the exons atgGCGGAGGCTCACCAGGCTGTGGCGTTCCAGTTCACGGTGACGCCCGAGGGCATCGACCTGCAGCTGTCCCACCAGGCCCTCACCCAGATCTACCTGTCAGGCCTGCGCTCCTGGAAGAAGAGGCTCATACGCATCAAG AACAGTGTGATCACGGGCGTCTACCccgccagcccctcctcctggcTGTTCGTGGTCATCGCCATCCTGGCCACCATGTACACACGCTCCGACCCCTCCATGGGCCTCATCGCCAAGATACAGGAGCACCTGcctgccag cagccAGTCTCTGAGCAGTCAGAGTCAGGTGGTGGTGTCTGCGGTGGTGTTCAGCACCCTGCTGTGGCTGGCTCTCATCTTCACCATGAGGCTCTGCCTGAAGCAGCTTCTCTCCTACCACCGCTGGATGTTCGAGCAGCACGGCAAGATGTCCATCACCACCAAAGTCTGGCTg gctcTGGTGCGCATGTTCTCAGGTAGGCAGCCCCTGCTGTACAGCTACCAGGGTTCCCTGCCCaacctgcccctgcctgccgtCAAGGACACCATGAAGAGG TATCTGGAGTCAGCTCGTCCTCTGATGAACGACGAGGAGTTTGAGGGCATAGTGTCTCTGGCGGCCCAGTTTGAGAGCAGTCTGGCCAACCGGCTGCAGTGGTACCTCAAACTGAAGACCTTCTGGGCGTCCAACTAC GTGAGCGACTGGTGGGAGGAGTACATCTACCTGAGGGGGCGGAGTCCCATCATGGTCAACAGCAACTACTACGGCATG gacttcctgtttgtgacccccacccccatccaggCAGCCCGCGCGGGTAACACTCTCCACGCCATCCTGCTGTACCACAGGAAGCTACACCGGGAGGAGATCAAGCCT agtcgTGTTCCAGGCACGTTCATTCCTCTCTGTGCTGCTCAGTGTGAGAGGATGTTCAACACCACACGCACTCCTGGAGAGGAGActg ACACGGTGCAGCACTGGCAGGACAGTGACTATGTGGTGGTGTACCACCGGGGGCGCTACTTCCGCTTGTGGATGTACTGCTCCGGGCGGCTGCTCTCACCGCGGGAGGTGGAGTCACAGGTGCAGCGTATCCTTGACGACCCCTCAGCCCCCTCGCCCGGCGAGGACAAGTTGGGGGCTCTGACCGCCGGGGACAG AATCCCCTGGGCCAAAGCCAGGAAGCAGTTCTTCAGCTCAGGGGTGAACAAGCGCTCGCTGGACTGCATCGAGAAGGCGGCGTTCTTCGTCACGCTGGACGACGAGGAGCAAGGCATGATGGGAGAAGACCCGGGCGCCAGTCTGGACCGTTACGCCAAATCTCTCCTCCACGGGAAGTGTTACGACAG GTGGTTTGACAAGTCGTTCTCCGTGGTGATCTACAAGAACGGGAAGAACGGGCTGAACGCGGAGCACTCCTGGGCCGACGCCCCCGTGGTCGCACACCTGTGGGAG tatgcACTGGCCACAGACAGTTTCCAGCTGGGCTACAACGAGGAGGGCCATTGTAAAGGAGAAGTGGACCAGTCTATACCCCCTCCCCAGAGACTCACCTGGGACAtctccacacag tgcCAGGAGCAGGTGAGCAGGTCTCTGGAGGTGGCACAGGCCCTGGCTGATGACGTGGACTTCCATGTGTTCTCCTACCAGGAGTTTGGGAAGGGCAGGATGAAGAAGTGCAGGATCAGCCCCGACGCCTTCATCCAGCTTGCTCTGCAGCTGGCCTACTACAGG gatcGGGGGATGTTCTGTCTGACCTACGAGGCGTCCATGACCCGTCTCTTCAGGGAGGGCCGCACAGAGACGGTGCGCTCCTGCTCCAGCGAGGGCTGTGCCTTCGTCAAggcgctggagggaggagag GGGGCGGAGGTGTGCAGGAGGCTGCTCCGTGCGGCAGCAGAGAAGCACCAGAACCTGTACCGCCTGGCCATGACGGGCGCCGGCATCGACCGCCACCTCTTCTGCCTCTATGTGGTCTCCAAGTACCTGGGGTTGgactctcccttcctcaaccAG GTGCTGTCAGAGCCATGGCGTCTGTCCACCAGCCAGACTCCCGTCCAGCAGGTGGAGCTGTTCGACATGGTCAACCATCCAGAGTACATCTCCTGTGGAGGCGGCTTCGGCCCG GTGGCAGATGATGGCTACGGCGTGTCTTACATCATCGTGGGAGAGAGCATGATCAACTTCCACATCTCCTGCAAGCACTCCTGCCCTCAgact GACTCTCACAAGTTTGGAGCTCAGATCAAACAAGCCCTGATGgacctgctgcagctgctgtccCCAGACCAAAGAGAACCTTCTAGAACTGGGAGGAGCCAGCACGAggccagggaggggaggagccagcacgaggacagggaggggaggagccagcacgaggacagggaggggaggagccagcACGAGGACAGGCCGGGCCAGGCCAAGAAGGAGCTGTAG
- the LOC134030835 gene encoding carnitine O-palmitoyltransferase 1, liver isoform-like isoform X3 — protein sequence MWGLCTVLAMAEAHQAVAFQFTVTPEGIDLQLSHQALTQIYLSGLRSWKKRLIRIKNSVITGVYPASPSSWLFVVIAILATMYTRSDPSMGLIAKIQEHLPASSQSLSSQSQVVVSAVVFSTLLWLALIFTMRLCLKQLLSYHRWMFEQHGKMSITTKVWLALVRMFSGRQPLLYSYQGSLPNLPLPAVKDTMKRYLESARPLMNDEEFEGIVSLAAQFESSLANRLQWYLKLKTFWASNYVSDWWEEYIYLRGRSPIMVNSNYYGMDFLFVTPTPIQAARAGNTLHAILLYHRKLHREEIKPWLLRSAVPCCSYQFERMFSSCRLPGTVTDTVQHWQDSDYVVVYHRGRYFRLWMYCSGRLLSPREVESQVQRILDDPSAPSPGEDKLGALTAGDRIPWAKARKQFFSSGVNKRSLDCIEKAAFFVTLDDEEQGMMGEDPGASLDRYAKSLLHGKCYDRWFDKSFSVVIYKNGKNGLNAEHSWADAPVVAHLWEYALATDSFQLGYNEEGHCKGEVDQSIPPPQRLTWDISTQCQEQVSRSLEVAQALADDVDFHVFSYQEFGKGRMKKCRISPDAFIQLALQLAYYRDRGMFCLTYEASMTRLFREGRTETVRSCSSEGCAFVKALEGGEGAEVCRRLLRAAAEKHQNLYRLAMTGAGIDRHLFCLYVVSKYLGLDSPFLNQVLSEPWRLSTSQTPVQQVELFDMVNHPEYISCGGGFGPVADDGYGVSYIIVGESMINFHISCKHSCPQTDSHKFGAQIKQALMDLLQLLSPDQREPSRTGRSQHEAREGRSQHEDREGRSQHEDREGRSQHEDRPGQAKKEL from the exons ATGTGGGGACTGTGCACTGTGcttg ccatgGCGGAGGCTCACCAGGCTGTGGCGTTCCAGTTCACGGTGACGCCCGAGGGCATCGACCTGCAGCTGTCCCACCAGGCCCTCACCCAGATCTACCTGTCAGGCCTGCGCTCCTGGAAGAAGAGGCTCATACGCATCAAG AACAGTGTGATCACGGGCGTCTACCccgccagcccctcctcctggcTGTTCGTGGTCATCGCCATCCTGGCCACCATGTACACACGCTCCGACCCCTCCATGGGCCTCATCGCCAAGATACAGGAGCACCTGcctgccag cagccAGTCTCTGAGCAGTCAGAGTCAGGTGGTGGTGTCTGCGGTGGTGTTCAGCACCCTGCTGTGGCTGGCTCTCATCTTCACCATGAGGCTCTGCCTGAAGCAGCTTCTCTCCTACCACCGCTGGATGTTCGAGCAGCACGGCAAGATGTCCATCACCACCAAAGTCTGGCTg gctcTGGTGCGCATGTTCTCAGGTAGGCAGCCCCTGCTGTACAGCTACCAGGGTTCCCTGCCCaacctgcccctgcctgccgtCAAGGACACCATGAAGAGG TATCTGGAGTCAGCTCGTCCTCTGATGAACGACGAGGAGTTTGAGGGCATAGTGTCTCTGGCGGCCCAGTTTGAGAGCAGTCTGGCCAACCGGCTGCAGTGGTACCTCAAACTGAAGACCTTCTGGGCGTCCAACTAC GTGAGCGACTGGTGGGAGGAGTACATCTACCTGAGGGGGCGGAGTCCCATCATGGTCAACAGCAACTACTACGGCATG gacttcctgtttgtgacccccacccccatccaggCAGCCCGCGCGGGTAACACTCTCCACGCCATCCTGCTGTACCACAGGAAGCTACACCGGGAGGAGATCAAGCCT TGGTTGTTGAGGTCTGCGGTGCCCTGCTGCTCTTATCAGTTTGAGCGGATGTTCTCCTCTTGTCGGCTCCCAGGAACCGTAACAG ACACGGTGCAGCACTGGCAGGACAGTGACTATGTGGTGGTGTACCACCGGGGGCGCTACTTCCGCTTGTGGATGTACTGCTCCGGGCGGCTGCTCTCACCGCGGGAGGTGGAGTCACAGGTGCAGCGTATCCTTGACGACCCCTCAGCCCCCTCGCCCGGCGAGGACAAGTTGGGGGCTCTGACCGCCGGGGACAG AATCCCCTGGGCCAAAGCCAGGAAGCAGTTCTTCAGCTCAGGGGTGAACAAGCGCTCGCTGGACTGCATCGAGAAGGCGGCGTTCTTCGTCACGCTGGACGACGAGGAGCAAGGCATGATGGGAGAAGACCCGGGCGCCAGTCTGGACCGTTACGCCAAATCTCTCCTCCACGGGAAGTGTTACGACAG GTGGTTTGACAAGTCGTTCTCCGTGGTGATCTACAAGAACGGGAAGAACGGGCTGAACGCGGAGCACTCCTGGGCCGACGCCCCCGTGGTCGCACACCTGTGGGAG tatgcACTGGCCACAGACAGTTTCCAGCTGGGCTACAACGAGGAGGGCCATTGTAAAGGAGAAGTGGACCAGTCTATACCCCCTCCCCAGAGACTCACCTGGGACAtctccacacag tgcCAGGAGCAGGTGAGCAGGTCTCTGGAGGTGGCACAGGCCCTGGCTGATGACGTGGACTTCCATGTGTTCTCCTACCAGGAGTTTGGGAAGGGCAGGATGAAGAAGTGCAGGATCAGCCCCGACGCCTTCATCCAGCTTGCTCTGCAGCTGGCCTACTACAGG gatcGGGGGATGTTCTGTCTGACCTACGAGGCGTCCATGACCCGTCTCTTCAGGGAGGGCCGCACAGAGACGGTGCGCTCCTGCTCCAGCGAGGGCTGTGCCTTCGTCAAggcgctggagggaggagag GGGGCGGAGGTGTGCAGGAGGCTGCTCCGTGCGGCAGCAGAGAAGCACCAGAACCTGTACCGCCTGGCCATGACGGGCGCCGGCATCGACCGCCACCTCTTCTGCCTCTATGTGGTCTCCAAGTACCTGGGGTTGgactctcccttcctcaaccAG GTGCTGTCAGAGCCATGGCGTCTGTCCACCAGCCAGACTCCCGTCCAGCAGGTGGAGCTGTTCGACATGGTCAACCATCCAGAGTACATCTCCTGTGGAGGCGGCTTCGGCCCG GTGGCAGATGATGGCTACGGCGTGTCTTACATCATCGTGGGAGAGAGCATGATCAACTTCCACATCTCCTGCAAGCACTCCTGCCCTCAgact GACTCTCACAAGTTTGGAGCTCAGATCAAACAAGCCCTGATGgacctgctgcagctgctgtccCCAGACCAAAGAGAACCTTCTAGAACTGGGAGGAGCCAGCACGAggccagggaggggaggagccagcacgaggacagggaggggaggagccagcacgaggacagggaggggaggagccagcACGAGGACAGGCCGGGCCAGGCCAAGAAGGAGCTGTAG
- the LOC134030835 gene encoding carnitine O-palmitoyltransferase 1, liver isoform-like isoform X4, protein MWGLCTVLAMAEAHQAVAFQFTVTPEGIDLQLSHQALTQIYLSGLRSWKKRLIRIKNSVITGVYPASPSSWLFVVIAILATMYTRSDPSMGLIAKIQEHLPASQSLSSQSQVVVSAVVFSTLLWLALIFTMRLCLKQLLSYHRWMFEQHGKMSITTKVWLALVRMFSGRQPLLYSYQGSLPNLPLPAVKDTMKRYLESARPLMNDEEFEGIVSLAAQFESSLANRLQWYLKLKTFWASNYVSDWWEEYIYLRGRSPIMVNSNYYGMDFLFVTPTPIQAARAGNTLHAILLYHRKLHREEIKPWLLRSAVPCCSYQFERMFSSCRLPGTVTDTVQHWQDSDYVVVYHRGRYFRLWMYCSGRLLSPREVESQVQRILDDPSAPSPGEDKLGALTAGDRIPWAKARKQFFSSGVNKRSLDCIEKAAFFVTLDDEEQGMMGEDPGASLDRYAKSLLHGKCYDRWFDKSFSVVIYKNGKNGLNAEHSWADAPVVAHLWEYALATDSFQLGYNEEGHCKGEVDQSIPPPQRLTWDISTQCQEQVSRSLEVAQALADDVDFHVFSYQEFGKGRMKKCRISPDAFIQLALQLAYYRDRGMFCLTYEASMTRLFREGRTETVRSCSSEGCAFVKALEGGEGAEVCRRLLRAAAEKHQNLYRLAMTGAGIDRHLFCLYVVSKYLGLDSPFLNQVLSEPWRLSTSQTPVQQVELFDMVNHPEYISCGGGFGPVADDGYGVSYIIVGESMINFHISCKHSCPQTDSHKFGAQIKQALMDLLQLLSPDQREPSRTGRSQHEAREGRSQHEDREGRSQHEDREGRSQHEDRPGQAKKEL, encoded by the exons ATGTGGGGACTGTGCACTGTGcttg ccatgGCGGAGGCTCACCAGGCTGTGGCGTTCCAGTTCACGGTGACGCCCGAGGGCATCGACCTGCAGCTGTCCCACCAGGCCCTCACCCAGATCTACCTGTCAGGCCTGCGCTCCTGGAAGAAGAGGCTCATACGCATCAAG AACAGTGTGATCACGGGCGTCTACCccgccagcccctcctcctggcTGTTCGTGGTCATCGCCATCCTGGCCACCATGTACACACGCTCCGACCCCTCCATGGGCCTCATCGCCAAGATACAGGAGCACCTGcctgccag ccAGTCTCTGAGCAGTCAGAGTCAGGTGGTGGTGTCTGCGGTGGTGTTCAGCACCCTGCTGTGGCTGGCTCTCATCTTCACCATGAGGCTCTGCCTGAAGCAGCTTCTCTCCTACCACCGCTGGATGTTCGAGCAGCACGGCAAGATGTCCATCACCACCAAAGTCTGGCTg gctcTGGTGCGCATGTTCTCAGGTAGGCAGCCCCTGCTGTACAGCTACCAGGGTTCCCTGCCCaacctgcccctgcctgccgtCAAGGACACCATGAAGAGG TATCTGGAGTCAGCTCGTCCTCTGATGAACGACGAGGAGTTTGAGGGCATAGTGTCTCTGGCGGCCCAGTTTGAGAGCAGTCTGGCCAACCGGCTGCAGTGGTACCTCAAACTGAAGACCTTCTGGGCGTCCAACTAC GTGAGCGACTGGTGGGAGGAGTACATCTACCTGAGGGGGCGGAGTCCCATCATGGTCAACAGCAACTACTACGGCATG gacttcctgtttgtgacccccacccccatccaggCAGCCCGCGCGGGTAACACTCTCCACGCCATCCTGCTGTACCACAGGAAGCTACACCGGGAGGAGATCAAGCCT TGGTTGTTGAGGTCTGCGGTGCCCTGCTGCTCTTATCAGTTTGAGCGGATGTTCTCCTCTTGTCGGCTCCCAGGAACCGTAACAG ACACGGTGCAGCACTGGCAGGACAGTGACTATGTGGTGGTGTACCACCGGGGGCGCTACTTCCGCTTGTGGATGTACTGCTCCGGGCGGCTGCTCTCACCGCGGGAGGTGGAGTCACAGGTGCAGCGTATCCTTGACGACCCCTCAGCCCCCTCGCCCGGCGAGGACAAGTTGGGGGCTCTGACCGCCGGGGACAG AATCCCCTGGGCCAAAGCCAGGAAGCAGTTCTTCAGCTCAGGGGTGAACAAGCGCTCGCTGGACTGCATCGAGAAGGCGGCGTTCTTCGTCACGCTGGACGACGAGGAGCAAGGCATGATGGGAGAAGACCCGGGCGCCAGTCTGGACCGTTACGCCAAATCTCTCCTCCACGGGAAGTGTTACGACAG GTGGTTTGACAAGTCGTTCTCCGTGGTGATCTACAAGAACGGGAAGAACGGGCTGAACGCGGAGCACTCCTGGGCCGACGCCCCCGTGGTCGCACACCTGTGGGAG tatgcACTGGCCACAGACAGTTTCCAGCTGGGCTACAACGAGGAGGGCCATTGTAAAGGAGAAGTGGACCAGTCTATACCCCCTCCCCAGAGACTCACCTGGGACAtctccacacag tgcCAGGAGCAGGTGAGCAGGTCTCTGGAGGTGGCACAGGCCCTGGCTGATGACGTGGACTTCCATGTGTTCTCCTACCAGGAGTTTGGGAAGGGCAGGATGAAGAAGTGCAGGATCAGCCCCGACGCCTTCATCCAGCTTGCTCTGCAGCTGGCCTACTACAGG gatcGGGGGATGTTCTGTCTGACCTACGAGGCGTCCATGACCCGTCTCTTCAGGGAGGGCCGCACAGAGACGGTGCGCTCCTGCTCCAGCGAGGGCTGTGCCTTCGTCAAggcgctggagggaggagag GGGGCGGAGGTGTGCAGGAGGCTGCTCCGTGCGGCAGCAGAGAAGCACCAGAACCTGTACCGCCTGGCCATGACGGGCGCCGGCATCGACCGCCACCTCTTCTGCCTCTATGTGGTCTCCAAGTACCTGGGGTTGgactctcccttcctcaaccAG GTGCTGTCAGAGCCATGGCGTCTGTCCACCAGCCAGACTCCCGTCCAGCAGGTGGAGCTGTTCGACATGGTCAACCATCCAGAGTACATCTCCTGTGGAGGCGGCTTCGGCCCG GTGGCAGATGATGGCTACGGCGTGTCTTACATCATCGTGGGAGAGAGCATGATCAACTTCCACATCTCCTGCAAGCACTCCTGCCCTCAgact GACTCTCACAAGTTTGGAGCTCAGATCAAACAAGCCCTGATGgacctgctgcagctgctgtccCCAGACCAAAGAGAACCTTCTAGAACTGGGAGGAGCCAGCACGAggccagggaggggaggagccagcacgaggacagggaggggaggagccagcacgaggacagggaggggaggagccagcACGAGGACAGGCCGGGCCAGGCCAAGAAGGAGCTGTAG